Genomic DNA from Urocitellus parryii isolate mUroPar1 chromosome 5, mUroPar1.hap1, whole genome shotgun sequence:
gctctccctccccatcccagCTCACGCTGCACGTCTGGGTGCAGGATCATGagcaggagggcccaggccagcgTGGTCGAGGTGGTCGCCATCCCCGCAGTGAACAGTTCAAGCACCACGATGCGCAGGTTCTCATCATTGAAGCTGCTCTCAGGATTCCCCTTGGCCTGGGTCAGGCAAAGAGGACAATACAGGAACAAGAAAGGAAGTCACTGGGTGATGCACAGGTCCCACCTTGCCTGGCCTCAGGCCTCACAGGACCCTCAGCCCAGGTCCCCTAGCCCGTCTCAGGCAGCCCCACCTCACCTTCTCCACCTCCACCAGGAAGGCGTCAGTCAGGTCTTGCGGTGGCTGGGCTGGGTCCCAGGTCATCCTGTGCTCCTCCAACAGCTCATCCACCATGGCCACGAAGGCCTTCTGTGCAGGGAAGACCCTGCCAGGCAGCCCTGGGATGCGCAGGAGCACTGGGACCGCATTCAGCACCTGTGACAGCCACAGAGGGGACCTGGGTCCTTCCTGTGCTCCTCACTCACCTGGACCACACTCGGGTCACATCCTCCTCCAGGGTGGACCCAGGCCTGCCTGTCCCACCCAGTGACCAGCTCCCTCCCCAGAGCCAGCCTCCAAGCTCTCTGCTGGCCTGGGCTGCCGAAGGAGCAGCCCACCATGGGGATCTCGAGCTTGTGTGTTAGCTGGACAGCGGGCACGGGCTCATTTTCCTCTCCTGGAGCCCTCTGACCCTGGCCCACCTGTCCTGCTACTGTTGGAGATGTGCTCACCTCCAGGCCTTCCCTCTTACAGTGTCCTCTCCAGGATGCCCTCTCCCATTGCCCCTGCATGCTAACCCTGCTGGGAGTCTTCGTTGCACAGAACTGGCCCTGGATAGTCCCCTGAACCCCTCACCATGGGCAACAAGCCGGAATCCTCCTTCAGTGTGTCCTCCAGAAGGTCAAGAATCTTGGCCAAGCGCTGGTCATCATACTCAAAGCGTCGGGCGTAGATGAGGGAGGAGATCACGTTGCACACTGCTCTCTTCAGCAGGGACATGGGGTTAAAGGGGCATCCTGGGTGGGAACAGCCAGTCATGGTGTGGCCCTGCCTCTCAGGCCTGCCCACCTCATCCCTGTTGTACCCCTCAGCCCATCACTTACCAGCCTTGTTGGCAAAGGCTGTACAGAGGCAGCTGGCCTCCTTGGTCACCCACTGCTCCAGGGACTTCTTGCCCAGGCCAAAGTTGCGCATGGTGGACACAGAGAAGCGCCGCTGCTCGCGCCAGGCATGTCCATAGGTTGCCATGATCACACCTGGGAATGTCGGAGACAGCTTCTAAGCCTGACCCTGCCCTACCCTTCTCCTCCCCTGATGTCATAGGATTCCTCCTCTACTCAGTCAGGACACAAGCATCTCTGGCTTTTCTCTGTAGGCCGGGGTGTCCACCCCTGTAGGTCCTGAAGTCACTGATCCCTATTTCCAGGTATCAGCCGCCCACACCCATCCATCCCccagttttccatttctttggctGCTGAAATTTGCCTTGAGACCGTGGTCCTAAGCCCAGGTGCTCATAGATGGACATCCACGGGCGGTCGGAGGTGTACTCGCTGTGGTTCACCAGCGCCTCCCGCACAGCGGCCAGCCCATTGAGCACAATGACAGGCTTCCAGGCCAGCTGCAGGCTGAACACGTCACCAAAGCGGAACCGCATCTGTGGGCAAAAGGGCCACGTATTTGTCCAGCTGAACTCCCTGCTGGGCTGGAGACCTTCACCTCACCACAAAAGACCCAGGGACTCTGCAGTGTCCCAACTCTGGGAAGAGACCTGGTATTGACATGTGGGAATATGAGGCTGGGAGTCACACCCTGTAAAGTGGACTAACTCAGTTCAGATCCAACTTTCTGGACCCACAGCTATGACCTTGCCAATCAGGATATCGTCAATGGGGACAATAGTGCTCCACGATACAGAGCAAGAGACACGGTCACACAGGTGAGCAGTGAGGTGCAAGACCCAGAGCAGAAAATTTTAAGTGGGTCTGTCAATCTGTGTCCACCTAAAGTTCCTGACTGATGTGCTGCTCAGGACCCTGGCTCCTCCCCCATCCCCAAGACCTTTCCTTCTGATGGAATCACAAGGGACTGGGGCCTACACAATTTATACCTGCCCACCTGGATCCCAAACCCACTGCCAAGTCCAGTCCCACCTCCTGGCCTTTGTCCTCTCACACCTTTGCCCTTGGAAAGTTGGAAGTGTCCTCAGGCTCTGCCTTGCCCTCTCCCAGGACACCTCTCAGCCTGCTTCCTTTCACTGCACAACTCCTGGTCCACCTTGGCTTCACCCATCACCCATCTCTTTTTGTCCTGGGTTCCCTCCACTGTAATCCACCAGACTCTCCCTGACCCTGGGTgttggagggtactggggattaatcccaggggcacttaaccactgagttacattctcagccctttctattgtttattttgatgtaaGCTCTGACTACATTGCTCAGTctaccttgaacttgcaatcctcctgcctcagctacctgAGATGTTGGGAgcacaggtgtgccccaccaaaCCTGGCTCCTTTACCTTTTGGAAGGAGCTGGGCATGTTCTGGAAGTCAATCTGTAGCAGGTTGCCCAGCCCGGGCAGTGGCAGGGGGCCTGGCGGGTAGCGTGCAGCCCAGCGTTGGCGCCGGTGCATCAGGTCCACCAGGAGCAGGAAGACGGCCACGGCCACACTCAGAGCCCACAGTGCGTCCCCGGTGAGCAGCCCCATGGCTGCCGTGCTGTCCACGAGATCCTCTGGCACACCCGGCTCTCCTGGGCACTCCAGGTACCTGGGGCCAGGGAGGACAGTCTTGTTACATCCTGGGCACTTGACTGCCTGGGCCCTTCCCTTATAAAGGAGCTGAGGCTGCCCTTCGCCCTCTGCGTGGAGCCAACACACTCTTTGACTGTGAAGGCAGAGGgtgcagggaggggccagggcaggggcagcctccCAGGTCCTtggccctcctgccctctccaggTGACATCCAGGGGAGGGCATGGAGACAAGGAATCACCCCCATCCCTGCACCTTACCCTCTGAAGGAGGCCCAGGCTCATCACAGCACCAAGGTGTGCCTTGGGCTGCCCTCCACTCCTCACAGGGCCCCCTCCCTGACGTGGCCATGCCTGCCCCTAAGCGCTGCCCCTCCTTCCttgcctcccctccctctcctcagtGCCTTCCACTCACACTTGTCATGCACACCACCCTGGGTCCTCCATGTGTGGTGGCATACGAGGGTCTACAATCGGGGTCTCATCCTTTCTGCTGCCCCCATTgtggtctggatgtgaggtgtcccagaagctcacatgtgacacaatgcaagaaggttctgagtcttaacccaatcagtgaattattcccctgatatggattaatAGACTGGTAATGAAGAggcagagtgtggctggaggaggtgggaatcggggcgtggctttggggtgtgcACTTGTATCTGGGGATTGGAGACCTCCTTCTCTGCTTCTGGATCaccatgagctgcttccctcagtcCCAGTCTCCCgccatgatgctcagcctcacctccagcctgaGAAATGCAGCTGGCCTTCTggggactaagacctctgaaaccgtgagccctcaaataaaccttttcctctACAGTCGTTCtacttttagtcacagcagcgaaacaGCTGACTGAAACACCCCTGCCCCATTGCCCATGGCTGATGGCTGCCCCTAGGGCAGGCTGCTTCCGCAAGGCCCATTCCCTCTCAGGCCAACCTGGCTTCAGAGGACGGCACCTTGGGTTGGACCTGAGGCAAGGACCTTCCTCTAGATCCAGCCTGGCCTGAGAGGAACCTCCTCCCTGCACAGGGCCCTGGACACCAGGAGTAGTCAGAGACCAGGGAAGGAGCCGGATCATGCCTTCTAGGGACagagaggctcagggaggtggCTGCCCCATTGGCTCTCATCAGCGAACTTCTGGCACCTGATGACTGAGGCCTGGTGTTAATCCTAACATAGGTCTTCCAGCCTTCCCTGATTTCTCCAAGATTTGTAGTTTCACCTATGAAGTTTGGTCAGAGAGGTGATGGCGCTGGCAGAGCAGTTGGCCTCTAGTGTGGGCGTCCAGCCCAAGTGAGCCCCTGGGCAGAAGACAGCCTCTGAGCAGCTCTGGAGTGTTTAATTGCTGGTATAAGAGTATTAAGAGGGGACCTTTCAGAGTGGCTGCATCACAGGACTTTGTCATGGTTGGATCACAGTTACTGAAGGAGTAGGCTAGTTTTTACAGGGCTATGTTTGTTATAAAATCAAGTACGGcccactttctctctctgcctcacgTGCTCACTTGTCCTCCGCCAAGTTAGGCTCAGCATGAAGGCCCTCCTACAATCAGCTCCTTGCTCTGGGACCACCCatcttccagaaccatgagctgaaCAAAGTGCTATTGCTGATAAGTTACCCGGTCTCTGCTACTTTGCTACCAAAgcagaaaatatattcatacagAAGAATCCATCGATTAACTATTTGTCAACAACCTGGTAGATggaaccaggaaggagaagaagtTAACAACCCCAAAAGGGAAGAGACTTCAACAGGACGGTGGGGCAGAGAACCTGGGGATGGGCCCCTCCACTGATATAACCAGTAGACTGCAAAAGACGATCGGGATCCACCATTTCAGAAGTCGGCCTCCTGCTGGTCAGGACAGCAACCAAGGCAGCTCTGATAAAGGCAGAGGCTGTGGCTCTTTGCTAAGGGCAAAGTCTGTGCAAACACATCCAGTCCCCTGTTCTTGGGCAGAGAATGGCCTGAGTTCTTGGACCACGTGGCTGGTACCAGGGTGGGTGAGGACCTTGCCCTCCACAAACGTGAGGCTGTGCTGCGGCAGGGTGGCAGACACTGAAGGACCCACAGACCTCTGCCTGGGCTGGGGAGCTCCcggctctagtagtttctttccCAGTAGCACCCATCAGGAGAGTCAGAGGTAGTAGTAGCTCGTTCTCCCTCTTAGGAGCCAGGTGTTTAAGGCCATCTTTGTGGGAAGGTGTGTGGAGCAGGCCTCGGTGCAGGAAAGGCCAAGTGCTGGCTGGTGTTCCTGTGCTGCTCCTGCCTCGGCACCAACCACAGTGGGGCCAGGAGTGTGACCCTGGCCCACAGCTGCCTTCCCCCAGCTCCTCTCAACCCCTTGCCCAGCACTGCCAGCCTCACTGAGGGTGTGGACAGAAAAGAACTTGGTCCTGCTCTGAGATGGGCTCCCAGCTTTTCATGAAACACTGATAACCTGAAGAGGGGAGTGACACACCCCCAGCAAACGTCTGTAAAATAATCGGAGCAGAAAAAGGAGGCCCAGACACTGAGCCTGGAAGCAGACGTGCAGCTCCGCTTGCTGTGGATGGAGGCCTCTTCCTGAAGCAGATGCTCTGGGTGCTCATGGTCGTGCTCAGAGGCCACTGCTCCTGGAGAGCGAGGCTGCCAACAAAGAGGGAGAACTTGGGAGTTTTGAGGaagaatttttactttgaatccaCATATGCAACACGAAGAAACTGTATGGGGTTTGCTTTGCCCCTTTAAATATCAGAATCATTGTTTAAGGAAACAGTGGCGAGGGTCCCCTCCTGTCACTGTGAAATCAGCATTTGTAGTGCTTCCCTTATCCGGAATTACAGTTTACAAAGGAAATGCTTCCGtttcctataaaatataaatctgaaaagaaaaagaatcatctACAGTTCACTGACTGAACTCAGGGATAGTGGAGCAGAAAACTCAGCAACCTCAGTCAACCAGGAATACATGTTCTGCAGAAGTAGTTCTCACCAAGTCCTGGGGTGGGTGCTGTCCGTGGTGGGGCACGCCTGGGGCCCTGGGTATGATGCTCAGCACTGGGAGAGAAAAGGTCGCACACGGTCAGCTCCAGGCTTGATATAAAAATGAGCAATTTCTGGGGAAGGTAAGAATTCTATTTCCAGAGTTGTCAGGGCAAAGCACTCCCAAtgcccagtgcaaaaaaaaaaaaaaaaaaaaatcacaaaacacagaaagaaacaggaaagtatGGCTGGttcacagaggggaaaaaatgtgatGGAAACCATCCCTGCAGAAATCTGGACACTGGAATTTTTGACAAGAATGTAAGTGTTAAAAGAATCCAAGGACAAAGGACTAAGGGAAAAGGAGGCGGGGtaatgtaggagaaaacagaaaatgccactgtaagggtccggcgaaacgtcggagtaagagaccataAGAGACTCTCTTATGtaacagcagaagggtgggtttattggagaccagcatgctggggcccgagctctctatagcaaagagagatagagccctgagaacagcttaagcagagcttatatactttccttggagagggcagggagagaagttacattttgtagtttggcagttggggacagctcattctgggaacaagattagcaaacagttcttaagatttcaacagtgttttgttaagcatatagagaaatggagtgacaagtacctattttattaaccttttatttttcacttcttcttctggttatttttaatcataaaagtgatcattgggGGGTGTCACATTTTATGTCTGTTAgtggggtatattgttgtctgattaccataagtttgATTTGTCCAATTTGGGCctggagaaaggaaactacacAGTTGAGCAAACAGGGTTCTAGAgttagcaacaatataagaattattaaaggACCGGTCAGGGCTGATAAAAGCGTAGTTAACCAGGgggactgtgtgaaccaagaTTTATATCACCCTttttgggtctctctctctcattgatgCTCTTTAAGGCatctttttaatttactcataGATTATTTTATAACTCCAGTATGGTcggcataaaaacaacattttttttttaatgtagcacAAAGGCCCTCTTCTCTCAAGAAGAGGAGGTCTAACTCTcgcctgttctgtaaaacaactttagagagagaggttaaagattTCTGTAAATCTGTGATGGaggtttttaatatctttaagttttggtccattgttgtttttaattgggtcatttgttgtgtcccacggaccagggcagtggttcttgtgcccacccctgcagcaattcccattcctaataagatggctaAAGTGAGGGATACAGGTTTCCGGCGAAATCGGGTTGTATGTCCccttatttgatctttaaatgaacctgcgtcatgatagagcactctgggaaacatctgcaccattacataattaattatatttgttgaccattttatgaaaacataaataatgtttaagtatatagaattatactgttgtagggacggacaaggcaaggcacctaagatagcactgaagacagggaaacagttctatttggttgcaaccggattcagagggcattgcttctgttgtaatcaattaatcccctgaaccccaagtttaggtagttttagaattttgtactcAACATGTAAGGGAAGAGGCTCAGAAGTttccagtctgcagaagtttacaaaaagcagtttttgtttttttctgttctgggcaagttaactttttaaggacacctgggagggggagatttttttttttttttttgccagctgTTACTATGGAGCCCAGTTGATAactttttatcttagaaatgtagccatctctgtgaagccccagctcaaggccagaggccctgTTTACataattttgtgaaaaactagtaagggggtgtctagcttaggagtgctgatttttccagccagtggccaagtagaacagggcaatatgaaaagaggaagtttatctatactgaactcttttatagggactcttttgctgaaagtcctaaagtcagccatggtgaagacttctggagaaggaCAGTTTTGTGGGCCTGGtacagagggggaggaaggggaaggcggtgctgagagcagctctgtggatctgagaatgaggaaggagagatgtaaaagaataatgggaaaggggtttgggattttcctagcaacaaaaacttgagtagtagaacaggtagagcagaggggaagactggggtgagtatcccaaaaagcctgtgagggactttaaattcttagtaacctgttttcagtgatgacaaagcaactttaaaggccattttcattacatctgggataggggtctgagggctctcctcagctggttggagctttgggttagctggtaagaggacctggtgggacccggtgtgggcactgacaggagaagagaggggtGAATGGGTGGAGAGATACCTCAGTACCTGTTACTTCAGCAAGGGGCAATGGTCTGAGAACCGGCGGAGGTGTGGGTTCCATCAGGTAGCCCCTGTGTGTTCACATCCTTATGACTTACAGAAGAAGTTGGTTTTTCCCCCACACAGCCATGACTGTTTGTGGCTTTGATAGTCCACCGGGCAAACATAGTAATCTAGGTTAACTAACTTACATCTGGCTCGCGTGTCCctacatccataatgtttgtttctattatctaCAGTACggaagggatttaatggaattttagtgggatctTTTTTATCAGGGATATCTCAATAGGAAAGACCTATAGCCAACTGACATGATTTGAGATTAGCCATCACTGTTGTACGGGCTGATGAGGGTTAGGACTActggtggtcaaggggagagTCTATAGTCCTATTCATATGGCGAATACGCAATTTGAGAGGGTTACCAGTCTTTTTTAATTCCCAGCCAGAGTCTGGACAGGGC
This window encodes:
- the LOC113178377 gene encoding cytochrome P450 2D17-like isoform X1; this translates as MGLLTGDALWALSVAVAVFLLLVDLMHRRQRWAARYPPGPLPLPGLGNLLQIDFQNMPSSFQKMRFRFGDVFSLQLAWKPVIVLNGLAAVREALVNHSEYTSDRPWMSIYEHLGLGPRSQGVIMATYGHAWREQRRFSVSTMRNFGLGKKSLEQWVTKEASCLCTAFANKAGCPFNPMSLLKRAVCNVISSLIYARRFEYDDQRLAKILDLLEDTLKEDSGLLPMVLNAVPVLLRIPGLPGRVFPAQKAFVAMVDELLEEHRMTWDPAQPPQDLTDAFLVEVEKAKGNPESSFNDENLRIVVLELFTAGMATTSTTLAWALLLMILHPDVQQGQGAGPWVLTYWGLLLCPGRVQQEIDEVIGQVRQPEMGDQDHMPFTMAVIHEVQRFGDLVPLGLPHSTTRDIELQGFFIPKGTMLITNLSSVLKDETVWEKPLRFHPGHFLDAQGHFVKREAFMPFSAGRRVCLGEPLARMELFLFFTCLLQRFSFLVPPGQARPSDCGVFGTMVTPSPYQLCAEPR
- the LOC113178377 gene encoding cytochrome P450 2D4-like isoform X3 is translated as MGLLTGDALWALSVAVAVFLLLVDLMHRRQRWAARYPPGPLPLPGLGNLLQIDFQNMPSSFQKMRFRFGDVFSLQLAWKPVIVLNGLAAVREALVNHSEYTSDRPWMSIYEHLGLGPRSQGCPFNPMSLLKRAVCNVISSLIYARRFEYDDQRLAKILDLLEDTLKEDSGLLPMVLNAVPVLLRIPGLPGRVFPAQKAFVAMVDELLEEHRMTWDPAQPPQDLTDAFLVEVEKAKGNPESSFNDENLRIVVLELFTAGMATTSTTLAWALLLMILHPDVQRRVQQEIDEVIGQVRQPEMGDQDHMPFTMAVIHEVQRFGDLVPLGLPHSTTRDIELQGFFIPKGTMLITNLSSVLKDETVWEKPLRFHPGHFLDAQGHFVKREAFMPFSAGRRVCLGEPLARMELFLFFTCLLQRFSFLVPPGQARPSDCGVFGTMVTPSPYQLCAEPR
- the LOC113178377 gene encoding cytochrome P450 2D17-like isoform X2; translation: MGLLTGDALWALSVAVAVFLLLVDLMHRRQRWAARYPPGPLPLPGLGNLLQIDFQNMPSSFQKMRFRFGDVFSLQLAWKPVIVLNGLAAVREALVNHSEYTSDRPWMSIYEHLGLGPRSQGVIMATYGHAWREQRRFSVSTMRNFGLGKKSLEQWVTKEASCLCTAFANKAGCPFNPMSLLKRAVCNVISSLIYARRFEYDDQRLAKILDLLEDTLKEDSGLLPMVLNAVPVLLRIPGLPGRVFPAQKAFVAMVDELLEEHRMTWDPAQPPQDLTDAFLVEVEKAKGNPESSFNDENLRIVVLELFTAGMATTSTTLAWALLLMILHPDVQRRVQQEIDEVIGQVRQPEMGDQDHMPFTMAVIHEVQRFGDLVPLGLPHSTTRDIELQGFFIPKGTMLITNLSSVLKDETVWEKPLRFHPGHFLDAQGHFVKREAFMPFSAGRRVCLGEPLARMELFLFFTCLLQRFSFLVPPGQARPSDCGVFGTMVTPSPYQLCAEPR